The following are from one region of the Halodesulfurarchaeum sp. HSR-GB genome:
- a CDS encoding DNA topoisomerase I: MELIITEKNNAARRIADILSDGSARTERVGGVDVYAWGTHRVIGLAGHVVGVDFPPEYEDWRDVEPAELVHAPIETRVTKPDIVTSLKRLAGKADRVVIATDYDREGELIGKEAYELVREVEESVPVDRVRFSSITENEVKTAFANPDELDFELAAAGEARQRIDLLWGAALTRFLSLSAGQRGQDFISVGRVQTPTLKLVVDKEREIQAFDPETYWELFADLAGGETTFQAQYFYDDDGSEAERIWDETHATDAEADLAGAGTASVESVRRRQRTDDPPAPFDTTQFIKAAGSLGFNAGQAMSIAEDLYTAGYITYPRTDNTVYPDDLEPAELLALFEGTPFDEAASSLLAGEDLEPTRGDSETTDHPPIHPTPDVPDQGDLSEDEWTVYELVTRRFFATLAEPAIWEHLRVVAVAEGRSLKANGKRLVEPGYHAVYPYVDTSENYVPDLEEGQTLQISAVDLEEKETQPPRRYGQSRLIETMEKLGIGTKSTRHNTIEKLYDRGYLEDDPPRPTQLAMAVVEAAEEYADLVVSEEMTQELEAEMTAIVEGEKDLEDVTADSRDALDRIFDLLGASRAEIGDHLRSSLKADRTLGPCPECGRDLLVRENRYGSYFVGCDGYPDCEFTAPLPNRGEPQVMDETCDRHDLHHIKMLDGRNTFVHGCPLCQVEDAESTEDTVIGPCPECGEDHGGELAIKHLRNGSRLVGCTRYPDCEYAVPLPRRGEIEVTEERCAEHDLPKLRIHDDDDEPWEFGCPICNYQEYAARQNGDLESIDGIGEKTKDKLIEAGIESVPDLISADPEELAGNVDGVSADRIRDWQQSVG; this comes from the coding sequence GTGGAACTCATCATCACCGAGAAAAACAACGCGGCCCGCCGCATCGCAGACATCCTCAGCGACGGTTCAGCCCGAACCGAACGCGTCGGGGGCGTCGACGTGTACGCCTGGGGGACCCACCGCGTGATCGGGCTCGCCGGCCACGTCGTCGGGGTGGACTTCCCGCCGGAGTACGAGGACTGGCGGGACGTCGAACCGGCCGAACTGGTTCACGCGCCGATCGAGACCCGGGTGACGAAACCGGACATCGTCACCAGCCTCAAGCGACTCGCGGGGAAGGCCGACCGCGTCGTGATCGCCACCGACTACGACCGCGAGGGCGAACTCATCGGGAAGGAGGCCTACGAACTCGTCCGCGAGGTCGAGGAGTCGGTGCCGGTCGATCGGGTCCGGTTCTCCTCGATCACCGAAAACGAGGTGAAAACCGCCTTCGCGAACCCGGACGAACTGGACTTCGAGTTGGCCGCGGCCGGCGAAGCCCGCCAGCGCATCGACCTGCTCTGGGGGGCCGCGCTCACCCGCTTTCTCTCGCTTTCGGCCGGCCAGCGTGGCCAGGACTTCATCAGCGTGGGCCGGGTCCAGACGCCCACGCTCAAACTCGTCGTCGACAAGGAGCGGGAGATCCAGGCCTTCGATCCCGAGACTTATTGGGAACTCTTCGCCGATCTCGCGGGTGGCGAGACGACCTTCCAGGCCCAGTACTTCTACGACGATGACGGGTCGGAAGCCGAACGGATCTGGGACGAAACGCATGCCACCGATGCCGAGGCGGACCTCGCCGGGGCCGGGACCGCGAGTGTGGAATCGGTCCGGCGACGACAGCGCACCGACGACCCGCCCGCACCCTTCGACACCACGCAGTTCATCAAGGCGGCCGGGTCGCTGGGGTTCAACGCGGGTCAGGCGATGAGCATCGCCGAGGACCTCTATACCGCTGGCTACATCACCTACCCGCGAACCGACAACACCGTCTATCCGGACGATCTGGAGCCGGCCGAGTTGCTCGCGCTCTTCGAGGGAACTCCCTTCGACGAGGCGGCGAGTTCGCTCCTTGCGGGCGAGGACCTGGAGCCGACCCGTGGGGACTCCGAGACGACCGATCACCCGCCGATTCACCCCACGCCGGACGTGCCCGACCAGGGGGATCTCTCCGAGGACGAGTGGACGGTCTACGAACTCGTGACCCGTCGCTTTTTCGCGACGCTCGCGGAGCCGGCCATCTGGGAGCACCTGCGCGTGGTGGCCGTCGCCGAGGGCCGCTCGCTCAAGGCAAACGGCAAGCGCCTGGTCGAGCCGGGGTATCACGCGGTTTACCCCTACGTCGACACGTCGGAGAATTACGTCCCCGATCTGGAGGAGGGCCAGACCCTCCAGATTTCCGCTGTCGACCTCGAAGAGAAGGAGACCCAGCCACCCCGACGGTACGGCCAGTCTCGGCTCATCGAGACCATGGAGAAGCTGGGCATCGGGACGAAGAGTACCCGCCACAACACCATCGAGAAGCTCTACGACCGCGGGTATCTGGAGGACGACCCGCCGCGTCCGACCCAGCTCGCGATGGCGGTCGTGGAGGCCGCCGAGGAGTACGCCGACCTGGTCGTCAGCGAGGAGATGACCCAGGAACTCGAAGCGGAGATGACGGCCATCGTCGAGGGCGAGAAGGACCTCGAGGATGTCACTGCAGACTCCCGGGACGCACTGGACCGAATTTTCGACTTGCTCGGGGCTTCACGCGCGGAAATCGGTGATCACCTTCGGTCCTCGCTGAAGGCCGACCGAACCCTCGGGCCCTGCCCGGAATGTGGCCGGGACCTTTTGGTTCGCGAGAACCGGTATGGCTCCTACTTCGTGGGGTGTGATGGCTATCCGGACTGTGAGTTCACCGCCCCGCTCCCGAACCGTGGCGAGCCCCAGGTCATGGACGAGACCTGTGACCGGCACGACCTGCACCACATCAAGATGCTCGACGGGCGGAACACCTTCGTTCACGGCTGTCCGCTCTGCCAGGTCGAGGACGCCGAGTCCACCGAGGACACGGTTATCGGCCCGTGTCCGGAGTGTGGTGAGGACCACGGCGGCGAACTGGCGATCAAGCACCTGCGAAACGGCTCCCGACTGGTCGGCTGTACCCGCTACCCCGACTGTGAGTACGCCGTCCCGTTGCCCCGCCGCGGTGAGATCGAGGTCACCGAGGAGCGGTGTGCGGAACACGACCTGCCCAAACTCCGCATTCACGACGACGATGACGAGCCCTGGGAGTTCGGCTGTCCGATCTGTAACTATCAGGAGTACGCCGCCCGGCAGAACGGCGACCTCGAATCCATCGACGGCATCGGGGAAAAGACGAAGGACAAGCTCATCGAGGCCGGGATCGAGTCCGTGCCGGATTTGATTTCGGCCGACCCGGAGGAGTTGGCTGGCAACGTCGATGGGGTCTCGGCCGACCGGATCCGTGACTGGCAACAGAGCGTGGGCTGA
- the gatB gene encoding Asp-tRNA(Asn)/Glu-tRNA(Gln) amidotransferase subunit GatB, with translation MTQASARDTLAPVIGLEVHVQLETATKIFCGCSTDPDPEPNTHTCPVCLGLPGALPVLNEAAVEAAVKLGKAIEADIPERTRFHRKNYFYPDLPKGFQITQYDAPICAGGQLEISHEGERREIGIERAHLEEDPGSLQHAGGHIDTADYTLVDYNRAGIPLMEIVTEPDFRSPGEVRAFLSKLEEVLEYLGIYDGQRDGSLRVDANISLVEASEIDSDGGIAASVLESANRTEVKNISSHKGAETALAYEVTRQRNAIERGREVTQETRHWDESRGITVSMREKEAEKEYRYFREADIPPLEVKDWKEKIPIPELPEARRERFQAEYDLGEEAAAKLTSTKQVADFFEDIADRFAPDLAATWVADDLLGELNYRDMAITDIADRFEEFTRLVEMVAAEEITEKNAREVVLRRMLDDGERPDEIVEAAGLGKTTGDEVAQAVKTAIEENPDAVEDYHAGEGGAINFLVGQVMQQTGGSADPGEVNQLLQEQLE, from the coding sequence ATGACACAGGCCTCAGCGCGGGACACTCTCGCTCCCGTCATCGGCCTCGAGGTCCACGTCCAGCTAGAGACGGCGACGAAGATCTTCTGTGGCTGTTCGACGGACCCCGATCCCGAACCCAACACGCACACCTGTCCGGTCTGTCTCGGCCTCCCCGGCGCGTTGCCGGTTCTCAACGAGGCAGCCGTGGAGGCGGCGGTCAAACTGGGCAAGGCGATCGAGGCCGACATCCCCGAGCGGACCCGCTTTCACCGGAAGAACTACTTCTATCCCGACCTCCCCAAGGGCTTTCAGATCACCCAGTACGACGCGCCGATCTGTGCCGGGGGGCAGTTGGAGATTTCCCACGAGGGCGAGCGCCGCGAGATCGGCATCGAGCGGGCCCACCTCGAGGAGGACCCGGGGAGTCTGCAACACGCCGGCGGCCACATCGACACCGCCGATTACACCCTCGTCGACTACAACCGCGCGGGAATCCCGCTGATGGAGATCGTCACCGAACCGGACTTCCGGAGCCCCGGCGAGGTCCGGGCGTTCCTGAGCAAACTCGAAGAGGTCCTTGAGTATCTGGGAATTTACGACGGCCAGCGCGACGGGAGTCTGCGGGTCGACGCCAACATCTCGCTGGTCGAGGCAAGCGAGATCGACTCGGACGGCGGGATCGCAGCGTCGGTGCTGGAATCGGCCAACCGGACCGAGGTGAAGAACATCTCCAGTCACAAGGGGGCCGAGACCGCCCTGGCCTACGAGGTCACCCGTCAGCGCAACGCCATCGAGCGCGGTCGGGAGGTCACCCAGGAGACCCGCCACTGGGACGAGTCACGGGGCATCACGGTCTCGATGCGCGAGAAGGAAGCGGAGAAGGAGTACCGATACTTCCGGGAAGCGGACATCCCGCCGCTGGAGGTCAAAGACTGGAAGGAGAAGATCCCGATCCCGGAACTTCCCGAGGCCCGTCGCGAACGGTTCCAGGCCGAGTACGACCTGGGCGAGGAGGCGGCGGCGAAACTCACCTCGACGAAGCAGGTCGCGGACTTCTTCGAGGACATCGCGGATCGCTTTGCCCCCGATCTGGCGGCGACCTGGGTTGCGGACGATCTGCTGGGCGAACTCAACTACCGGGACATGGCGATCACCGACATCGCCGACCGCTTCGAGGAGTTCACCCGGCTGGTCGAGATGGTCGCCGCGGAGGAGATCACCGAGAAGAACGCCCGCGAGGTCGTCCTTCGCCGGATGCTTGATGACGGCGAGCGTCCGGATGAAATCGTCGAGGCGGCGGGACTGGGCAAGACGACCGGCGACGAAGTGGCCCAGGCCGTGAAGACGGCCATCGAGGAGAACCCCGACGCCGTCGAAGACTATCACGCGGGCGAGGGCGGGGCCATCAACTTCCTCGTCGGGCAGGTCATGCAGCAGACCGGCGGCAGCGCCGACCCGGGCGAGGTCAACCAGCTCCTCCAGGAGCAACTGGAGTAA
- the smc gene encoding chromosome segregation protein SMC yields the protein MYIDQIVLENFKSFGRTTRIPFYEDFTTISGPNGSGKSNIIDAILFALGLARTRGMRAQKLTDLIYNPAHEEDRDYDGAREASVEVTLDNEDRTISPSQIATAIGTEDIEEVDQIRVKRRIKQTEDNYYSYYYLNGRSVNLSDIQDLLAAAGVTPEGYNVVMQGDVTGIIQMTPHERREIIDEIAGVAEFDRKKADAHEELEQVQEHIHEAELRIEEKETRLEQLEDERETALEYQGLREEKAEYEAYRDVAELEERRQELAATEADIEDREAELESMEAKLAEREERVTRLTEDLEDLEAEIERTGEEEQLELKREMEELKAEIGGLEDRIDGAEERIEEATETRRQAFVKIDRKQEEIEDLEGEIRELKVEKASLVGEKQDLQEEIESVEAEIEAVDTAYDDLRADLEAAKESLEAAKSERNDLQRKKDRYLDEARRRSTELESAREDKKAAQTRIEELDERLADLDRELEKARTNKTQIEEVIEDIENRREERRSDLEAVESKLDAAQEEYASLEARADESGDSSFGRAVTTIRNANIEGVHGPIAELGSVEEAYATACETAAGGRMAHVVVADDGVGERCIEHLKSRNAGRATFLPITEMEHRSLPSLPQDPGVIDFAYNLVDFDRTYAPVFSYVLGDTLVVEDMATAREFMGEFRLVTLDGDLVEKSGAMTGGSRSGSRYSFTATGQGKLERVAERIESLEDERASIEADITDLDEQLDRAREKRADAVESVREIESEIERAERDREEAETDIEELETRIAELEGERESVQAEMAELDAEIEAAEEEISTTEAEIEDLEAELAESKIPELTDEKESLQAEVADLEDRIEDIDSELNSLNLEKEYAESAIEDLHETVESAQNTKAEQEERIEDLEATIEQRREDIEEKEAEIAELESELADLKAEREDLREELAAARDERDETKNEAESLRNRIESLERSAQRLEAEVAKLEANVEETDPESVPDLETVEQNVRRLERQMARLEPVNMKAIEEYDTVESALDQLTEKHDELDEERAAIEERIDRYDRLKRENFMAAYEAINDQFQEIFERLSNGTGELSLEDPEQPFEGGMTMRAQPGDKPVQRLDAMSGGEKSLTALAFIFAVQRYNPAPFYALDEIDAFLDAANAERVGEMVDELASEAQFVVVSHRSAMLERSERAIGVTMQENNVSAVTGIDLAGREEAVADD from the coding sequence ATGTACATCGACCAGATCGTCCTGGAGAATTTCAAGAGCTTCGGACGAACCACCAGGATCCCCTTCTACGAGGATTTCACCACGATCAGCGGCCCGAACGGCTCGGGCAAGTCGAACATCATCGACGCGATCCTGTTCGCGCTGGGCCTGGCTCGCACCCGTGGCATGCGCGCCCAGAAGCTCACCGACCTGATCTACAATCCCGCCCACGAGGAGGACCGGGACTACGACGGCGCTCGGGAGGCCAGCGTCGAAGTCACCCTCGACAACGAGGACCGCACGATCTCGCCCTCCCAGATCGCCACGGCGATCGGCACCGAGGACATCGAGGAAGTCGATCAGATCCGAGTCAAACGGCGGATCAAGCAGACCGAGGACAACTACTACTCCTATTACTACCTGAACGGGCGCTCGGTGAACCTTTCCGATATCCAGGACCTGCTGGCCGCGGCCGGGGTCACCCCAGAGGGCTACAACGTCGTGATGCAGGGGGACGTGACCGGCATCATCCAGATGACCCCCCACGAGCGCCGGGAGATCATCGACGAGATCGCTGGCGTCGCGGAGTTCGACCGGAAGAAGGCAGACGCCCACGAGGAACTCGAACAGGTCCAGGAGCACATCCACGAGGCGGAGTTACGAATCGAGGAGAAAGAAACACGCCTCGAACAGCTCGAAGACGAGCGGGAGACGGCCCTGGAGTACCAGGGCCTGCGCGAGGAGAAAGCCGAATACGAGGCCTACCGGGACGTCGCCGAACTCGAAGAGCGCCGGCAGGAACTCGCGGCCACCGAGGCCGATATCGAGGATCGCGAGGCGGAACTCGAATCCATGGAGGCCAAACTCGCTGAACGCGAGGAGCGGGTCACGCGACTCACCGAGGACCTCGAAGACCTGGAGGCCGAGATCGAACGGACCGGCGAGGAGGAACAGCTCGAACTCAAACGCGAGATGGAGGAGCTCAAGGCCGAGATCGGCGGCCTGGAGGACCGCATCGACGGGGCCGAAGAGCGGATCGAGGAAGCCACCGAGACTCGGCGACAGGCCTTCGTCAAGATCGACCGCAAGCAGGAGGAGATCGAGGACCTGGAAGGCGAGATCCGCGAGCTGAAAGTCGAGAAGGCCTCGCTGGTCGGCGAGAAGCAGGACCTCCAGGAGGAGATCGAGTCGGTCGAGGCTGAAATCGAGGCCGTGGACACGGCCTACGACGATCTCCGGGCGGATCTCGAAGCGGCGAAGGAATCCCTCGAAGCGGCCAAATCCGAGCGCAACGACCTCCAGCGGAAGAAGGACCGCTATCTCGACGAGGCCCGGCGGCGGTCGACCGAACTCGAATCCGCCCGGGAGGATAAGAAAGCCGCCCAGACCCGTATCGAGGAGCTCGATGAGCGACTCGCCGATCTGGACCGCGAACTGGAGAAAGCCCGGACGAACAAGACCCAGATCGAGGAGGTCATCGAAGACATCGAAAACCGACGGGAAGAGCGGCGTTCGGATCTGGAGGCCGTCGAATCGAAACTCGATGCCGCTCAGGAGGAGTACGCGTCACTCGAAGCACGGGCCGACGAAAGCGGTGACAGCTCCTTCGGCCGGGCCGTCACGACCATTCGCAACGCCAACATCGAGGGCGTCCACGGCCCCATCGCCGAACTCGGAAGCGTGGAAGAAGCGTACGCGACCGCCTGTGAGACGGCGGCCGGTGGCCGGATGGCCCACGTCGTCGTGGCTGACGACGGCGTCGGCGAGCGCTGTATCGAACACCTGAAGTCCCGGAACGCCGGTCGGGCAACCTTCCTCCCGATCACGGAGATGGAGCACCGCTCGCTCCCCAGCCTGCCCCAGGACCCCGGCGTGATCGACTTCGCGTACAACCTGGTCGATTTCGATCGGACCTACGCGCCGGTCTTCTCCTACGTGCTGGGGGATACGCTCGTGGTCGAGGACATGGCGACCGCCCGGGAGTTCATGGGCGAGTTCCGGCTGGTGACCCTCGACGGCGACCTCGTGGAGAAAAGCGGTGCGATGACCGGTGGCAGCCGCTCCGGGTCCCGCTACTCCTTTACGGCGACGGGCCAGGGCAAACTCGAACGGGTTGCCGAACGGATCGAGTCCCTCGAGGACGAACGGGCCTCCATCGAGGCCGACATCACCGACCTGGACGAACAGCTCGACCGGGCGCGCGAGAAACGCGCCGACGCAGTCGAGAGCGTGCGGGAGATCGAGTCCGAAATCGAGCGGGCCGAGCGGGACCGCGAGGAGGCCGAGACCGACATCGAGGAGCTCGAAACCCGGATCGCGGAACTGGAGGGAGAACGCGAGTCCGTTCAGGCCGAAATGGCCGAACTCGACGCCGAAATCGAGGCCGCCGAGGAAGAGATCAGCACCACCGAAGCGGAGATCGAGGATCTGGAAGCCGAACTGGCCGAGTCGAAGATCCCGGAACTCACAGACGAAAAGGAGTCCCTGCAGGCCGAGGTCGCGGACCTGGAGGATCGCATCGAGGACATCGACAGCGAGCTCAACAGCCTGAACCTGGAGAAGGAGTACGCCGAGTCGGCCATCGAGGACCTCCACGAGACCGTCGAGTCCGCCCAGAACACGAAAGCCGAACAGGAAGAGCGGATCGAAGACCTGGAGGCGACCATCGAACAGCGACGCGAGGACATCGAGGAGAAGGAGGCGGAGATCGCAGAACTCGAGTCGGAACTGGCGGATCTCAAGGCCGAGCGCGAGGACCTCCGCGAGGAACTCGCGGCGGCCCGGGACGAGCGCGACGAGACGAAAAACGAGGCCGAGAGTCTGCGGAACCGGATCGAGAGCCTCGAACGGTCGGCCCAGCGGCTCGAAGCCGAGGTCGCCAAACTCGAGGCAAACGTCGAGGAGACCGATCCCGAGTCGGTCCCCGACCTCGAAACCGTCGAGCAAAACGTCAGGCGACTCGAACGCCAGATGGCCCGCCTGGAGCCGGTCAACATGAAGGCCATCGAGGAGTACGACACCGTGGAATCGGCGCTGGACCAGTTAACCGAAAAACACGACGAACTCGACGAGGAGCGGGCGGCAATCGAAGAGCGCATCGACCGCTACGACCGGCTGAAACGCGAGAACTTCATGGCGGCCTACGAGGCGATCAACGACCAGTTCCAGGAGATCTTCGAGCGCCTCTCGAATGGGACCGGCGAACTCTCACTCGAAGATCCCGAGCAGCCCTTCGAGGGCGGCATGACGATGCGCGCCCAGCCGGGTGACAAGCCGGTCCAGCGCCTGGACGCCATGTCGGGCGGCGAGAAATCACTCACCGCGCTGGCCTTCATCTTCGCGGTCCAGCGGTACAACCCGGCCCCGTTCTACGCGCTTGACGAGATCGACGCCTTCCTCGACGCCGCGAACGCCGAGCGGGTCGGTGAGATGGTCGACGAACTGGCCAGCGAGGCCCAGTTCGTGGTCGTCTCTCACCGCTCGGCCATGCTCGAACGCTCCGAGCGGGCCATCGGGGTGACCATGCAGGAGAACAACGTCTCGGCGGTCACGGGCATCGACCTGGCCGGCCGGGAGGAGGCGGTCGCCGATGACTGA